The Actinosynnema mirum DSM 43827 genomic interval CGCACGGCTTCGGCGACCAGCTCCCGAACCCGCGCGGCGGTCACCGGCTCACCGGGGTTCTCGTGCAACCACCGCAGCGCCTCCTCCTGCCCCGCCCCTTCCGGTGGCGTGCCCGGCAGGTACGGCTGCACGTACACCGGAGTCCCCGGCTCGCTGCGCCAGCTGTCGGCGAGCGATCCCGTGTCCACGGCGTCGAACCCCAGCACGTCCAGCAGCTCGACCACCGCCGCCTTGGCCTCGACGTCGTCACCCGCGATCGGCAGCGCGCTGCGGTCCGGCGCGCCCGACGGACGTGCGGCGTTGGCCAGGTTGAAGAAGCTGATGCTGTTGAACGCCTTCACCACCCGCGCACCGGGCAGCTCGCGCTGAACCCGCTCGCTGGACGTCACCGAGTTCGAGTCCAGCTCGCCGATCGCCCGGTCCCGCTGCGGGTAGTAGTTCATCGTGTCGATCACGATCCGCCCGGCGAGCGCGTCCGCAGGCAGCTGATCGAGCGCGTGCAGCGGCACGGTCGCCACGACCAGGTCACCGGCGCGCGCGGCCTCCGCCGGGGTAGCGGCACGAGCACGCGGTCCCAGCTCCGCGACGAGCTCCGCGAGGCTGTCCGCCCCTCGGGAGTTGCTCAGCACAACCTCCATCCCCCGCGCCACCGCTTGACGCGCGAGGGTCCCACCGATCATCCCGGCCCCGATGAGCCCCAGCGTTCCGGTCATGCCCGCCCGTCCTTCCACCACGTCACCGCACAAATGACAGTCAACTGACACTTGCTTCGATTCGGAACGTAGCACAAGTGTCAGAAGACTGTCATTTGCTACCGTTGTGCGGTGAAGGCGGAGCCCGACCGACGACCGCGCGCCGACGCCGCGCGCAACATCGAGCACATCCTGTGCGCCGCACGCGAGGTCTTCGCCCGCGTGGGCCCGGACGCTCCCCTGGACGAGGTGGCCAAGCACGCGGGCCTGGGCGTCCGCACCCTGCACCGCCACTTCCCGCGCAAGGAAGACCTGGTCAAAGCAACCCTGGACCGCGCCCTCACCCAGGACTTCGCCCACGCCATCACCAAGGCGAACTCCACCCCGAACCCGCTCCAGGCCCTCACCTCGCTGATCGAGGAAACCCTCACCCTGGTGGACCGCGAACGCCCCACCCTGGCAGCCGCGAACAACCCCAGCGCCCTGACCGCGGCCATCGCCGAACCCCTGCTCGACACCCTGACCGAGCTGACCGGAAAAGCCCAACGCGCAGCCCTGATCCGCCCGGACCTCACCCCGTACGACGTGCACCGCCTGCTGGGGATGCTGACCAGCGTCCTGTGGGGCATGGTGCCAGGCGACCAGGGCTGGCGCAGGTACGTGGTCCTGCTCCTGGACGCCCTGTCCCCAACCGCAACCACCCCACTCCCACCCGCAAGCCCGCTCCACCCCGCGGGCGCGGGAGCGGAGTGCACCCCCGCATGGCGAACCAGCGCGTCCGAAACCCCGTGACCCTGACCTGAAGTTCCGACTGCTCGACCGGTGGCCGCCTGACGATCCGGCCGCGCCACTGCTTGACCGCGTGACCGCCCGACGGTCTGGCCGTGTGGCCGCGTGGCTGCCCGACGATCCGGCCACCCGACGATCCGGCCGCGTGACCGCCTGGCCACGTGACTGTGTAGCTGTGTGACTGCGTGACTGCGTGACCGGGGTCGAGCGATCGCCTGACCATGCGACTGCTGGCTCACGCGTCGCCGCTGTCTCACGTCGCCTCTATTCGGTTGTCCGGCCGCGAGTCACGGCCAGTGGTCTGGTCAGCGCTTCCTCACCTCCTCGAACTCGCTCATCCGTCGCGTCTCCCGCGTTGCGGCAACGTGACCGTGTGGTGGCTTCGGGCTTTCGGTTTGCCGAGGCGCCGAAGTCCGCGCGTTTCGGCCGTCCGTTCGACCGGTTGCGCGCCGCGCACGCCCTGCGATACCTGGTAATCCTCCTTCCAGCGTTCTGACCAGTGAAGTCACAGCAGGGCAGTAAGTCCCAGGACCCCCAGGCACTTAGGCGCTGCCCCTGTCCGTCTCACCCAGTGGATCATGAACCCACTTCCGCAGTACTCCGAACGGGTGAGGTTTGTTCATGGCACGAGCATTGGTGGTCTACGAGTCCATGTTCGGCAACGCCAAGCTGATCGCCGAGGCGATCGCGCGCGGCCTGTCGATCTGGCGATCCACCGACGTGCTCGAAGTCGGCGTCGCGCCGGACGTCCTGCCCTCGGACCTCGACCTGCTCGTCGTCGGCGCGCCGACGCACGCGTTCGGACTCAGCAGGCCCGGCACCCGCAAGGCCGCGACCCAGTACCAGGAGCAGGTGCTCTCCTCCGGGCGCGGGATGCGCGAGTGGCTGGCCGTGGTCGCGCAGGAACGGGTCGGCGTCGAAGCGGTCGCCTTCGACACCGGCATCCGCTTCGCCCCCGGCTCAGCCGCCCGCGTGGCCACGCTCGCCCTGCGCAAGCTGCGTTTCGAGGTCCGCTACCAGCCCAAGTCGTTCGACGTGGTCACCGCGATCGGGCCCCTCCTGGATGGTGAGGCCGAGCGCGCCGAGGAATGGGGACGCGCCATCGCGGAAGCGTCCTTCGCCCACAACTGACCGCAACCAGTCGGCGCACGCCAACCACCTAGCGCACGCCAACCATCTAACGCACGCCAACCGCTTAGTGGACGGCGACTGCCTGGCGGATGGCGACCGCGCAGCGTGTGGCGACTGTTGAGCGCGTGGCGACGTCGAGCGCGCGGCG includes:
- a CDS encoding flavodoxin family protein, producing the protein MARALVVYESMFGNAKLIAEAIARGLSIWRSTDVLEVGVAPDVLPSDLDLLVVGAPTHAFGLSRPGTRKAATQYQEQVLSSGRGMREWLAVVAQERVGVEAVAFDTGIRFAPGSAARVATLALRKLRFEVRYQPKSFDVVTAIGPLLDGEAERAEEWGRAIAEASFAHN
- a CDS encoding TetR/AcrR family transcriptional regulator encodes the protein MKAEPDRRPRADAARNIEHILCAAREVFARVGPDAPLDEVAKHAGLGVRTLHRHFPRKEDLVKATLDRALTQDFAHAITKANSTPNPLQALTSLIEETLTLVDRERPTLAAANNPSALTAAIAEPLLDTLTELTGKAQRAALIRPDLTPYDVHRLLGMLTSVLWGMVPGDQGWRRYVVLLLDALSPTATTPLPPASPLHPAGAGAECTPAWRTSASETP
- a CDS encoding NADPH-dependent F420 reductase, with protein sequence MTGTLGLIGAGMIGGTLARQAVARGMEVVLSNSRGADSLAELVAELGPRARAATPAEAARAGDLVVATVPLHALDQLPADALAGRIVIDTMNYYPQRDRAIGELDSNSVTSSERVQRELPGARVVKAFNSISFFNLANAARPSGAPDRSALPIAGDDVEAKAAVVELLDVLGFDAVDTGSLADSWRSEPGTPVYVQPYLPGTPPEGAGQEEALRWLHENPGEPVTAARVRELVAEAVRGKAGGVLPGGF